A genome region from Labilibaculum antarcticum includes the following:
- a CDS encoding sensor histidine kinase: MLNKELLLTNATKDKFFSIIAHDLKSPFNSILGFSNLLMDLASRKDYDNIEEYAGIIMQSSTRAMDLLLNLTEWSRSQTGRMEFNPEYIEMNSLINETALLFDDIAGQKKITIVRNLPANVPVFADKAMISTVLRNLISNGVKFTHPGGKIIISVVENQSELKVLVSDNGVGIPKDKVQKIFHINQNYTTLGTNKEKGTGLGLLLCKEFVEKHEGNIWVESEEGKGSIFYFTLPNKLETKENK; the protein is encoded by the coding sequence ATGTTGAACAAAGAACTTTTACTAACAAATGCCACCAAAGACAAGTTTTTCTCCATCATTGCCCACGACCTGAAAAGCCCCTTTAATTCTATTTTAGGATTTAGCAATTTATTGATGGATCTTGCCAGCAGAAAAGACTATGATAACATTGAGGAATATGCAGGAATAATAATGCAATCATCAACCCGTGCAATGGATTTGCTGTTAAATTTAACGGAATGGTCACGTTCGCAAACCGGCAGAATGGAATTCAATCCCGAATATATCGAAATGAATAGTCTCATCAATGAAACAGCCCTTTTGTTTGATGATATTGCAGGTCAAAAAAAAATTACCATTGTCAGAAATTTACCTGCTAATGTACCTGTTTTTGCAGATAAAGCGATGATAAGCACCGTATTAAGAAACCTGATTTCGAATGGCGTAAAATTTACTCATCCCGGTGGAAAAATCATCATTTCAGTAGTGGAAAACCAAAGCGAGCTTAAAGTTTTGGTAAGTGATAACGGAGTTGGAATACCAAAAGACAAGGTCCAAAAAATCTTCCACATCAATCAAAACTATACAACATTAGGCACCAATAAAGAAAAAGGGACGGGTTTGGGTTTACTACTCTGTAAAGAATTTGTCGAAAAACATGAGGGGAATATTTGGGTTGAAAGTGAAGAAGGCAAAGGCTCAATATTTTATTTTACTTTGCCCAATAAGCTTGAAACGAAAGAAAATAAATGA
- a CDS encoding PAS domain S-box protein, translating to MKSTLKDSDRNQNNYARSLIEASLDPLVTISAEGKIMDVNEASVKVTGIPRKKLIDTDFSNYFTDPKKAREGYLQVFEKGFVADYPLSIKHKDGHLTDVLYNASVYKDDKGNVLGVFAAARDVTQQKQSSQYARSLIEASLDPLVTISAEGKIMDVNEASVKVTGIPRKKLIDTDFSNYFTDPKKAREGYLQVFEKGFVADYPLSIKHKDGHLTDVLYNASVYKDDKGNVLGVFAAARDVTQQKQSSQYARSLIEASLDPLVTISAEGKITDVNEASVKVTGIPRKKLIDTDFSNYFTDPKKAREGYLQVFEKGFVADYPLSIKHKDGHLTDVLYNASVYKDDKGNVLGVFAAARDVTEQKWAIELRNVNKELAFQNEEKEKRAAELAVANKELAFQNREKEKRADELFMANKELAFQNKEKEKRAAELSIANKELAFQNKEKEKRAGELFIANQKLVIENREKEKRADELFFANKELVYQNEEKEKRAAELSIANKELVFQNKEKEKRAAELIIADKEVVFQHEEKEKRAAELVISHKEFTFQQEESEVRFKTIFNEAPIGIALIDSLSGKLYNVNLMFAKIVGRTNKQMANIDWMSITHPDDLQLDLDNMAKLLAGEISGFEMEKRYILPDGSFVWVDMTISPILHDDKSHPLHLCMINNITELKRKAADLSLANEERRKVNEYLENLINSASAPIIVWDRNYKITSFNKAFENITGRIEKEVIGESLEILFPPASVDNSMYLIKKTLEGEQMEVDEMNIAHIDGSVRIILWNSANIMSSDGKTPIATIAQGNDITLRKQAEAKITKMNKNLEQRVIERTFQLESANKELEAFSYSVSHDLRAPLRHIGGFVDLLMKNNSDQLNDNGLRYLNIISESSKEMGNLIDALLSFSRLGRSELKGTKLNTKTMVKRVLKTFTKELAGRNIEIKIADLPDSWGDENLLNQVWMNLISNALKYSRKLDKAVIEIGGKMEDDKTIFYVKDNGVGFDMKYADKLFGVFQRLHKAKDFEGIGIGLANVNRIVLKHGGKCWAESEIDKGATFFFSNPINNS from the coding sequence ATGAAATCAACACTAAAGGACAGCGATAGAAATCAGAATAATTATGCCCGCAGTTTAATCGAAGCCAGTTTAGATCCACTGGTAACCATCAGTGCGGAAGGAAAGATAATGGATGTGAACGAGGCATCCGTAAAAGTTACCGGTATTCCGCGTAAAAAGCTCATAGATACCGACTTCTCCAATTATTTTACTGATCCCAAAAAAGCCCGGGAAGGATATCTTCAGGTTTTTGAAAAAGGCTTTGTGGCCGATTATCCCTTAAGCATAAAACACAAAGACGGGCACTTAACGGATGTGCTTTACAATGCTTCCGTTTACAAAGACGATAAAGGAAATGTGCTCGGTGTTTTTGCGGCTGCCCGTGATGTTACGCAACAAAAACAATCTTCACAATATGCCCGTAGTTTAATCGAAGCCAGTTTAGATCCACTGGTAACCATTAGTGCGGAAGGAAAGATAATGGATGTGAACGAGGCATCCGTAAAAGTTACCGGTATTCCGCGTAAAAAGCTTATAGATACCGACTTCTCGAATTATTTTACTGATCCGAAAAAAGCCAGGGAAGGATATCTTCAGGTTTTTGAAAAAGGTTTTGTGGCCGATTATCCCTTAAGCATAAAACACAAAGACGGGCACTTAACGGATGTGCTTTACAATGCTTCCGTTTACAAAGACGATAAAGGAAATGTGCTCGGTGTTTTTGCGGCTGCCCGTGATGTTACGCAACAAAAACAATCTTCACAATATGCCCGCAGTTTAATCGAAGCCAGTTTAGATCCACTGGTAACCATCAGTGCGGAAGGAAAAATCACGGATGTGAACGAGGCATCCGTAAAAGTTACCGGTATTCCGCGTAAAAAGCTTATAGATACCGACTTCTCGAATTATTTTACTGATCCGAAAAAAGCCAGGGAAGGATATCTTCAGGTTTTTGAAAAAGGTTTTGTAGCCGATTATCCCTTAAGCATAAAACACAAAGACGGGCATTTAACGGATGTGCTTTACAATGCTTCGGTTTACAAAGACGATAAAGGAAATGTGCTCGGTGTTTTTGCGGCGGCACGTGATGTTACGGAACAAAAATGGGCCATTGAGCTAAGAAATGTCAATAAAGAACTGGCCTTTCAAAACGAGGAGAAAGAAAAGCGCGCTGCAGAGCTCGCTGTTGCGAACAAGGAGCTTGCCTTTCAAAACCGTGAAAAAGAAAAACGGGCCGACGAGTTATTTATGGCGAATAAAGAACTTGCTTTTCAAAACAAAGAGAAAGAAAAAAGGGCTGCTGAATTAAGCATTGCCAATAAAGAACTTGCGTTTCAAAACAAAGAGAAAGAAAAAAGGGCCGGGGAATTATTCATCGCCAATCAAAAACTGGTCATTGAAAATAGGGAGAAAGAAAAACGGGCTGATGAATTATTCTTTGCAAACAAGGAACTTGTTTATCAAAATGAAGAGAAAGAAAAGCGTGCCGCTGAATTAAGCATTGCCAATAAGGAACTTGTATTTCAAAACAAAGAGAAAGAGAAAAGGGCGGCAGAATTGATCATTGCCGATAAAGAAGTTGTTTTTCAACACGAAGAGAAGGAAAAACGGGCGGCAGAGCTAGTTATTTCTCACAAAGAATTTACATTTCAACAAGAAGAGAGTGAAGTACGATTTAAAACTATTTTTAATGAGGCTCCTATTGGCATTGCGCTAATTGATTCTTTAAGCGGGAAACTTTATAATGTTAATCTTATGTTTGCTAAAATTGTAGGGCGGACAAATAAACAAATGGCTAATATCGACTGGATGAGCATTACTCATCCAGATGATCTTCAGTTAGACTTGGACAATATGGCTAAACTGCTTGCCGGGGAAATAAGTGGATTTGAGATGGAAAAACGTTATATTCTTCCTGATGGATCATTCGTTTGGGTTGATATGACTATATCACCTATTTTGCATGATGATAAATCACATCCCCTACATTTGTGTATGATTAATAATATAACCGAACTCAAGCGAAAAGCAGCAGACTTAAGCCTTGCCAACGAGGAGCGCCGGAAAGTCAACGAGTATTTGGAGAATTTGATCAACTCTGCAAGTGCCCCAATTATTGTCTGGGACAGGAATTATAAAATCACAAGTTTCAACAAAGCTTTCGAAAATATCACAGGAAGAATAGAAAAGGAAGTTATTGGTGAATCGCTGGAAATTCTCTTTCCACCTGCTTCTGTCGATAATTCGATGTATCTTATCAAGAAAACACTTGAGGGCGAGCAGATGGAGGTCGACGAAATGAATATCGCTCACATCGATGGCTCGGTAAGAATAATTCTTTGGAATTCGGCCAATATAATGTCATCGGACGGAAAAACACCGATTGCTACCATAGCTCAGGGCAATGATATCACGTTGAGAAAACAAGCAGAAGCAAAAATCACAAAAATGAATAAAAATTTAGAGCAGAGAGTCATCGAACGAACCTTTCAACTTGAATCTGCAAATAAAGAACTGGAGGCGTTCAGCTATTCTGTTTCTCACGATTTACGTGCTCCACTGAGGCATATTGGCGGTTTTGTTGATTTACTGATGAAAAACAATTCAGATCAGCTAAATGATAATGGGTTAAGGTATTTGAACATCATTTCAGAATCATCCAAAGAAATGGGAAATCTGATTGATGCCTTACTAAGCTTTTCAAGACTGGGAAGGTCTGAATTGAAAGGAACCAAACTGAACACAAAAACCATGGTCAAGCGTGTATTAAAAACTTTTACCAAGGAATTGGCAGGAAGAAATATTGAGATAAAAATAGCAGATCTTCCGGATTCGTGGGGCGACGAAAATTTACTCAATCAGGTATGGATGAATTTAATTTCAAACGCTCTTAAATATTCACGAAAGCTTGATAAAGCCGTCATTGAAATTGGTGGTAAAATGGAGGATGATAAAACAATATTTTACGTAAAAGACAATGGTGTAGGATTTGATATGAAGTATGCAGATAAACTATTTGGAGTTTTTCAGCGCCTGCATAAAGCCAAAGATTTTGAAGGAATTGGCATTGGCCTGGCCAATGTGAACAGAATTGTTCTAAAACATGGAGGAAAGTGCTGGGCAGAAAGTGAAATTGACAAAGGCGCCACATTTTTCTTCAGCAATCCAATAAATAATAGCTGA
- a CDS encoding class I SAM-dependent methyltransferase produces MSKENTSIHDFDINLICEYFSSLERQGPGSPEITIKALSFIDNLNKESRIADIGCGTGGQTRVLAQHSQGTITGIDLFPGFIELFKSKAKELRLQDKLKGLVASMDKPPFQNEELNLIWSEGAIYNIGFERGLREWRAFLKPGGFIAVSEASWFTEERPAEIEEFWMDAYPGIDTIPNKLAQLQNAGYIPIASFILPENCWTEHFYAPQVAAQEAFLKKYAGNATAEAFIANQRHEKQLYSKYKAYYGYVFYIGKKF; encoded by the coding sequence ATGAGCAAAGAAAATACATCAATTCACGATTTTGACATTAATTTAATCTGCGAATATTTCTCAAGCCTGGAACGACAAGGTCCCGGTAGTCCTGAAATAACGATTAAAGCACTAAGCTTTATCGATAATCTGAACAAGGAATCGCGTATTGCCGATATTGGTTGTGGTACAGGCGGTCAAACCAGAGTGCTGGCACAGCATTCCCAGGGAACTATTACGGGTATCGACTTGTTTCCCGGTTTTATCGAGCTGTTCAAGTCAAAAGCCAAGGAACTTAGGCTTCAGGATAAACTAAAAGGCCTTGTTGCTTCGATGGATAAGCCCCCCTTTCAGAATGAAGAATTAAACCTCATCTGGTCGGAAGGAGCAATTTATAATATCGGTTTTGAACGTGGACTGAGAGAATGGCGAGCTTTTCTGAAACCAGGTGGTTTTATAGCTGTTTCGGAAGCATCGTGGTTTACTGAAGAGCGGCCTGCTGAAATTGAAGAATTTTGGATGGATGCCTACCCTGGAATAGATACGATACCCAATAAGCTTGCTCAATTGCAAAACGCGGGATACATACCCATCGCTTCTTTTATTCTGCCCGAAAACTGCTGGACAGAACATTTCTATGCACCTCAGGTGGCTGCACAGGAGGCGTTTTTGAAGAAGTATGCCGGCAATGCAACAGCTGAAGCTTTTATTGCTAACCAGAGGCATGAAAAGCAATTATACAGCAAGTACAAGGCGTACTATGGCTACGTATTCTATATCGGGAAGAAGTTTTAA
- a CDS encoding MCP four helix bundle domain-containing protein produces the protein MKNLKFTTRLLIGFITIIFFSSIIVALAFIQIHKISTDVKEIYAHPFIVSNAVKAIEINVNAIHRSMKDVVLSENTEEMNKYIELVNHCDSLIHQAFKLVEERYLGNKNDVIDAHITYTDWSKIRSKVIELEIAGKNSDAVKVTKGEGAVHVKLILDKTKVLLEFAQNKADEIYSDHLKEIRKGTLLLLAITFFFITTKYPYLYFFS, from the coding sequence ATGAAAAATCTAAAATTCACTACCCGGCTACTAATAGGTTTCATCACAATTATCTTCTTTAGTTCAATAATTGTAGCTCTGGCATTTATACAAATTCACAAAATAAGTACTGATGTAAAAGAAATTTACGCTCATCCCTTTATTGTTAGTAATGCGGTAAAAGCAATTGAAATAAATGTTAATGCCATACATCGCAGCATGAAAGATGTTGTATTGTCAGAAAATACTGAAGAGATGAATAAATATATTGAGCTTGTAAATCATTGCGATAGCTTAATTCATCAGGCATTTAAATTAGTAGAAGAAAGATATCTTGGTAATAAAAATGATGTGATAGATGCACATATTACCTATACGGATTGGAGTAAAATAAGAAGTAAAGTGATTGAGCTGGAGATAGCTGGGAAAAATAGTGATGCAGTAAAAGTAACGAAAGGAGAAGGTGCCGTTCATGTTAAGCTTATTCTTGACAAGACAAAAGTACTGTTAGAATTCGCCCAAAATAAAGCGGACGAAATATATAGTGATCATTTAAAAGAAATACGAAAAGGCACTTTATTACTATTGGCAATTACTTTTTTTTTTATTACTACTAAGTATCCTTATCTCTATTTTTTTAGCTAA